One Paracoccus pantotrophus genomic window, GCATGGGGGCCCTGGCGGCGATGCCGCTGGCGCAGCTGGTGCAGCCCTGGCTGGACCAGCTGTCCGAGCAGATCGGGCAATCCACCTCGGTCTCGATCCTCGATGATACCGAGATCGTCTATCTGGCGCGGGCGGCGCAAAGGCGGGTGATGTCCATCGGGCTGATGCCGGGCTCGCGGCTGCCGGCGCATTGCACCTCGATGGGCCGGGTGCTGCTGGCCGCCCTGCCCGAGCCCGAGGCGCGCGCCATCGTCGAGCGCTCGGACCTGACGCCGCGCACCCGCCACAGCCTGACCGCGCCGGACGAGATCATGGCGCGCATCGCCCGAGCCCGCGACGACGGCCATGCGGTGATCGACCAGGAGGTCGAGCTGGGCCTGCGCTCGCTTGCCGTGCCGCTGTTGAACGCGCATGGCCGGGTGGTGGCGGCGCTGAATACCGGGGTGGCGGCGGTGCAATCCTCGGCCGAGGAACTGGTCGCACTCTACCTGCCGGCGCTGCTCCGGGTGCAGGAGGGGCTGCGCCGGGTGCTGCGCTAGCGGCCGGGCAGCGGCGGGCGCGGCCGGCCTGCCAGTTCGGTGGCGCTGGCCAGGTCCAGACCGGCCATGCAGAGCAGGCGGGCCACGATCCGCTCGCTTTCCGCGGGGGAAAGCTGGCCTTCGGTGATCGCCAGGCTGGCGCCGATCAGCGCGTGGCAGGTCAGCCGCCAGGTCAACTCGGCGTCCTCGGCCCGAAAGCGGCCGGCCGCCGAGGCCTGGCGCAGGTCGCGGATCGCAAAGGGGCCCATCATGCGGAACAGCGCATCTGCGATCACCTCGGAACGGCGCAGCATCTGCCGCCAGCGCGGATCGCCGGTCGCAGCGTCCAGCACGGTGCGGATGCCGAAGGCATAGACCTGCGCCGGATCCTCGAACCGGTCGGTGACGGCCTGGATGCTGACCCCCAGGTCATGCATCAGCCCCTCGAGTACGGCGATGGCCAGTTCGTCCTTGGATCTGAAGTAATTGTAGATCGTCCCCGCCCCGACATCAGCGCGTTCGGCGATCTCCAGCATGGTGGCGGCCTCGGTGCCCTTCTCGGTCATGATCTCGCGCGCCGCCTTGATCAGCGCCGCCCGGTTGCGCCGCTGGCGCCGCGCCACGCGGCCCTCGCCCTGGATCCCTGCCTCGGCCATGCCCTGCTCCGTATTCGAACCCGAACCATATTCGGAAACGAATCGGATCTCAAGCCGAGGGGCGGCTCGCCCCGCCGGCGCGACAAGAAGCCGCGGGCGGTGGGAGAGTTTTTAGCGTCCAGTCAATGCGTTGCAAGCTTCCGGCCGATATGAATTATAATCAAAGTTGACGATAATTCATTTTTAGAACAAATTCACCGCCGACCGATCCACCCGCATGGGAGCGCGGGCGATCGGGCCGGAACCCCCGGCAATCGTTTCAGGGAGGAGCAAGCATGACCCCATCAACCCAAGCCATCGACACCGATGTCGCCATCGTCGGCGCCGGTCCGGTCGGGACGCTGCTGGCGATCCTGCTGGGCCAGCGCGGCAAGCGCGTCACGCTGATCGAGCGTTGGAGCACGCATTACGACCTGCCGCGCGCCGTGACCTTCGACCACGAGATCGCGCGCATCCTGGCCACGCTGGGCATCGACGCCGAATCCGACCCGTCGATCAACCATCACGACGAGCTTTACTACTGGCGCAACGCCAGGGGCGAGAACCTGCAGATCGTGGATTGGCAGAGCCAGTCGGCCAGCGGCTGGCGCGTGCGCTACTGGTTCAACCAGCCGCTGCTGGAAAAGCGCCTGCTGAAGATCGCGGCCGGCATGCCGGAAATCACCGTGATGCGCGGCTGGAACGCCGTCGCGCTGGACCAGGAGGCCGAGGGCGTCACCCTGGCGCTGCAACGGAACCCCGAGGAGGTCGGCCCGGATGGCGAGCGCCGGACGATCCGGGCGAAATTCGTCGTCGGCACCGACGGCGCCAACAGCTTCGTGCGCCA contains:
- a CDS encoding IclR family transcriptional regulator domain-containing protein — translated: MVNKTDFIASLAKGLGVIEAFRAERPRLSIAEVAEATGLDRATARRCLLTLHELGYADYDGKFFTLTPRILRLGMGALAAMPLAQLVQPWLDQLSEQIGQSTSVSILDDTEIVYLARAAQRRVMSIGLMPGSRLPAHCTSMGRVLLAALPEPEARAIVERSDLTPRTRHSLTAPDEIMARIARARDDGHAVIDQEVELGLRSLAVPLLNAHGRVVAALNTGVAAVQSSAEELVALYLPALLRVQEGLRRVLR
- a CDS encoding TetR/AcrR family transcriptional regulator, which translates into the protein MAEAGIQGEGRVARRQRRNRAALIKAAREIMTEKGTEAATMLEIAERADVGAGTIYNYFRSKDELAIAVLEGLMHDLGVSIQAVTDRFEDPAQVYAFGIRTVLDAATGDPRWRQMLRRSEVIADALFRMMGPFAIRDLRQASAAGRFRAEDAELTWRLTCHALIGASLAITEGQLSPAESERIVARLLCMAGLDLASATELAGRPRPPLPGR